In Moorella sp. Hama-1, a single genomic region encodes these proteins:
- a CDS encoding aconitate hydratase, with translation MGQNLAQKIIGQHLISGKMVPGEEIAIRIDQTLTQDATGTMAYLQLEAMGIPRVRTRLSVSYVDHNTLQTGFENADDHLFLQGIAAKYGIIFSRPGNGICHQVHLERFAVPGATLLGSDSHTPTAGGVGALGIGAGGLDVAVAMAGGPFYFNMPAVIRVNLHGRLAPWVSAKDIILEVLRRLSVKGGVGKIVEYGGEGVATLSVPERATITNMGAELGATTSIFPSDAVTRAFLAAQGRAADWVELLPDADATYDQVIDIDLATLEPLVARPHMPDNVAPVREVGPIKVNQVAIGSCTNSSYADLMRVAAILKGKRVHPEVSLVIAPGSRQVFRLLAQNGALADLVAAGARILECACGPCIGMGQAPPSGGVSVRTFNRNFQGRSGTADALIYLASPEVAAATALKGYLADPRELGEPIEVPLPASFPVDDGMFIFPPEDGLNVEIRRGPNIKPLPLPQPPAEVISAPVLLKAGDNITTDHISPAGARYLPLRSNIPALAEHAFEGVDPTFARRAKEAGQGIIVGGQNYGQGSSREHAALCPMYLGIKAVIAQSFARIHRSNLVNFGILPLTFIDPDDYDRIAAGDTLAIDLSQGLKPEEITVTNTSQGFTFKVRHGLSPRQQAVILAGGLLNYTKQQAGK, from the coding sequence ATGGGCCAGAACCTCGCCCAAAAGATAATCGGCCAGCACCTGATTAGCGGTAAAATGGTACCCGGTGAGGAAATTGCCATCCGTATCGACCAGACCCTGACCCAGGACGCCACCGGCACCATGGCTTACCTGCAACTGGAGGCCATGGGCATCCCCCGGGTGCGGACCAGGCTTTCCGTCAGTTACGTCGACCATAATACCCTCCAGACCGGCTTTGAAAACGCCGACGACCACCTCTTCCTCCAGGGTATCGCCGCCAAATACGGTATTATCTTTTCCCGGCCCGGCAACGGCATCTGCCACCAGGTCCACCTGGAACGCTTCGCCGTCCCGGGGGCGACCCTGCTGGGTTCCGACAGCCATACCCCCACTGCCGGCGGGGTAGGTGCCTTAGGGATAGGCGCCGGCGGCCTGGATGTAGCCGTGGCCATGGCCGGCGGCCCCTTCTATTTTAACATGCCGGCCGTCATCCGTGTCAATCTACACGGTCGTTTGGCCCCCTGGGTGAGCGCCAAGGACATCATCCTGGAGGTCCTGCGCAGGTTGAGCGTCAAGGGCGGCGTGGGCAAGATCGTCGAGTACGGCGGCGAAGGCGTGGCCACCCTTTCGGTGCCGGAACGGGCGACCATCACCAACATGGGCGCCGAACTGGGAGCCACCACCTCCATCTTCCCCAGCGACGCGGTTACCCGGGCCTTCCTGGCTGCCCAGGGCCGCGCTGCCGACTGGGTAGAACTCCTGCCCGATGCCGATGCTACCTATGATCAGGTCATCGATATCGACCTGGCCACCCTGGAACCCCTGGTGGCCCGACCCCACATGCCTGATAACGTGGCCCCCGTGCGGGAGGTAGGACCCATCAAAGTCAATCAGGTGGCCATCGGCAGTTGCACCAATTCTTCCTATGCCGATCTCATGCGGGTGGCGGCCATCCTCAAGGGTAAGCGGGTCCACCCGGAGGTCAGCCTGGTGATCGCCCCGGGGTCGCGCCAGGTCTTCCGCCTGCTGGCCCAGAACGGCGCCCTGGCCGACCTGGTCGCGGCCGGCGCCCGCATCCTGGAGTGCGCCTGCGGCCCCTGCATCGGCATGGGACAGGCCCCGCCTTCAGGTGGCGTTTCGGTACGCACCTTCAACCGTAACTTCCAGGGCCGCAGCGGTACGGCCGACGCGTTAATTTATCTGGCCAGCCCGGAAGTGGCCGCAGCCACGGCCCTCAAGGGTTACCTGGCCGATCCCCGGGAGCTGGGTGAACCCATAGAGGTACCCCTGCCGGCAAGTTTCCCGGTGGACGACGGCATGTTCATCTTCCCGCCGGAGGACGGTTTGAACGTGGAAATCCGGCGCGGGCCCAATATCAAGCCCCTGCCCCTGCCCCAGCCGCCGGCAGAAGTTATTAGCGCTCCGGTCCTTTTAAAGGCCGGCGACAATATTACCACCGACCATATTTCCCCGGCTGGCGCCAGATATTTACCCTTGCGTTCCAATATCCCGGCCCTGGCCGAGCACGCCTTCGAGGGAGTAGACCCGACCTTTGCCCGGCGGGCTAAGGAAGCGGGCCAGGGAATAATTGTCGGCGGGCAAAACTACGGCCAGGGCTCGAGCCGCGAGCACGCCGCCCTCTGCCCCATGTACCTGGGCATCAAGGCGGTCATCGCCCAATCCTTCGCCCGCATCCACCGCAGCAACCTGGTGAATTTCGGCATCCTGCCCCTGACCTTTATCGACCCGGACGATTACGACCGGATCGCAGCCGGCGACACTCTGGCCATCGACCTGAGCCAGGGACTTAAGCCGGAGGAAATAACGGTCACCAATACCAGCCAAGGCTTTACCTTCAAAGTGCGTCACGGCCTCTCCCCCCGCCAGCAGGCCGTCATCCTGGCCGGAGGGCTACTGAACTACACCAAACAGCAGGCAGGTAAGTAA
- a CDS encoding [Fe-Fe] hydrogenase large subunit C-terminal domain-containing protein — MAIVIYIDRDLCTGCRRCAEICPAGAIEGNQGEPQIVNSELCVNCGQCVQICSAYASPYTTSPETMAAKNRERHLLPAAAPEPLFAAHNESHEELVKEALSRPDLFNAVQFAPAIRFALAEDFGLSPQVVTVGRIVAALRRLGFKYVYDTNFAADLTVMEEGYELLQRLQGDGALPLFSSCCPAWVKFVEQAYPQLIANLSTCKSPQQMAGAIFKTYTCQLDPDLRSRHLFVTAVMPCIAKKFECNRPELGGSYGRDVDAVLTTRELAHLIKDKGIDWHSLAEEEPDQPLGKYSGAGAIFGVTGGVTEAVLRTAAEVVGGKPLEEIEFHEVRGMAGTRRVNINLGKEQLEIIIVAGLKNVVPILDDLIAGKASFHFMEVMACPAGCLSGGGQPKILVETYRGSIYRQRAASIYNHDRDLPVRKAHENPSIKQLYADFLGQPLSELSHSLLHTHYTVRRSDDSV; from the coding sequence ATGGCTATCGTGATTTATATTGATCGGGATCTTTGTACCGGTTGCCGCCGCTGCGCCGAAATCTGCCCCGCAGGGGCCATTGAGGGCAACCAGGGTGAACCCCAGATAGTTAACAGCGAACTCTGTGTAAACTGTGGCCAGTGTGTGCAAATTTGCAGCGCCTATGCTTCCCCCTATACGACCAGCCCCGAGACCATGGCTGCTAAAAACCGCGAACGCCACCTGCTCCCGGCGGCCGCACCTGAACCCTTATTTGCAGCCCATAACGAAAGCCACGAGGAGCTGGTCAAGGAAGCCCTGTCCCGGCCGGACCTTTTTAATGCCGTGCAGTTCGCCCCGGCGATCCGGTTCGCCCTGGCAGAGGACTTTGGCCTGTCGCCCCAGGTCGTTACCGTCGGCCGTATCGTTGCCGCCCTCAGGCGCCTGGGCTTTAAATATGTCTATGACACCAACTTTGCCGCCGACCTGACGGTGATGGAAGAAGGCTACGAGCTGCTGCAGCGCTTGCAGGGTGACGGTGCTTTACCCCTTTTTAGCTCCTGCTGCCCGGCCTGGGTTAAATTTGTCGAGCAGGCTTACCCGCAGCTAATCGCCAACCTCTCTACCTGTAAATCGCCCCAGCAAATGGCCGGTGCTATCTTTAAAACCTACACCTGCCAGCTTGACCCCGATTTGCGCTCCCGGCACCTCTTTGTAACGGCAGTCATGCCCTGCATAGCCAAAAAATTTGAATGTAACCGTCCCGAGCTCGGTGGTAGCTATGGCCGCGACGTCGACGCCGTCCTGACGACCCGGGAACTGGCCCACCTCATCAAGGATAAGGGTATTGACTGGCACAGCCTGGCTGAGGAAGAACCCGACCAGCCCCTGGGCAAATACAGCGGCGCCGGGGCTATCTTCGGCGTTACCGGCGGGGTCACCGAGGCCGTTCTAAGGACGGCGGCCGAAGTTGTAGGCGGTAAGCCCTTGGAGGAGATTGAGTTCCATGAGGTACGGGGTATGGCCGGTACCCGCAGGGTTAATATCAACCTCGGCAAAGAACAGTTGGAAATTATTATCGTGGCCGGGCTGAAGAATGTCGTCCCCATCCTGGACGACCTGATAGCCGGAAAGGCCAGCTTCCACTTTATGGAGGTCATGGCCTGCCCCGCCGGCTGTCTCAGCGGCGGTGGCCAGCCGAAAATCCTGGTAGAAACCTATCGCGGCTCCATCTATCGCCAGCGGGCGGCCAGCATCTACAACCACGACCGGGACCTCCCCGTGCGCAAGGCCCATGAAAATCCCTCCATTAAACAGCTCTACGCCGATTTTTTAGGACAGCCCCTGAGCGAGTTATCCCACTCCCTGCTCCACACCCATTATACCGTGAGGAGGTCAGATGATAGTGTTTAA
- a CDS encoding 4Fe-4S dicluster domain-containing protein, which yields MIVFNSLIIADPRNCTGCKACEVACAIAHMEKPVLTAGMVTEPLYSRVFVVKSGSASLSVRCRHCEDAPCARACPVGAITQKNNVVLINSDKCIGCKTCAIVCPFGSIELVYREKEHKVVAHKCDLCEGRPGGPACVEACSSKALSLLDGNSLRSLIQNHRLASVQDLMNWVHIHQSA from the coding sequence ATGATAGTGTTTAATTCTCTCATTATCGCCGACCCGCGTAACTGTACCGGGTGCAAGGCCTGTGAAGTCGCCTGCGCCATTGCCCATATGGAAAAACCGGTCCTCACCGCCGGGATGGTTACCGAGCCCCTGTATAGCCGGGTCTTTGTGGTTAAAAGCGGCAGTGCCTCCCTCTCCGTCCGTTGCCGCCACTGTGAAGACGCGCCCTGTGCCCGGGCCTGCCCGGTAGGGGCCATTACCCAGAAAAACAACGTGGTCCTGATTAACTCCGACAAGTGCATCGGCTGTAAAACCTGCGCCATTGTTTGCCCCTTTGGCTCTATCGAGTTGGTCTACAGGGAAAAAGAGCACAAGGTGGTGGCCCATAAATGCGATCTCTGCGAAGGGCGGCCGGGGGGGCCGGCCTGTGTGGAGGCCTGTTCCTCCAAGGCTCTCTCCCTGCTGGACGGCAATTCCCTCCGCAGCCTGATTCAAAACCATCGCCTGGCCTCCGTCCAGGATTTGATGAACTGGGTTCACATCCACCAGTCTGCCTAA
- the nuoE gene encoding NADH-quinone oxidoreductase subunit NuoE, giving the protein MPAETIKQIVARYREEKGALIPVLQATQEALGYLPPEALKEIAAAMALPLSTVYSVVTFYAQFHLQPRGRHVIHVCQGTACHIRGGNHILNKIKELLQIDAGETTPDLRFTLEPVACLGACALAPVMSISGDTYGHLKPDMIAGILEKYQ; this is encoded by the coding sequence ATGCCAGCCGAGACCATAAAGCAAATTGTGGCCCGCTACCGGGAAGAAAAGGGCGCCCTGATCCCCGTCCTGCAGGCAACCCAAGAAGCCCTTGGATACCTGCCCCCGGAGGCTTTAAAGGAGATTGCCGCCGCCATGGCCCTGCCCTTGAGCACCGTTTACAGCGTCGTGACCTTTTATGCCCAGTTCCACCTGCAGCCCCGCGGCCGGCATGTTATCCATGTCTGCCAGGGAACGGCCTGCCACATCCGCGGCGGCAACCATATCTTAAATAAAATCAAAGAGCTTTTACAAATCGATGCCGGGGAAACAACGCCTGATCTGCGCTTTACCCTGGAGCCGGTGGCCTGCCTGGGAGCCTGTGCCCTGGCCCCGGTAATGAGTATCAGCGGGGATACCTATGGCCACTTAAAACCCGATATGATCGCCGGCATCCTCGAAAAGTACCAGTAG
- the nuoF gene encoding NADH-quinone oxidoreductase subunit NuoF, whose translation MRRILVCAGTGCVASHSRQVTARLKAALHAHHLEDKFQVDNTGCHGFCEQGPLVIIEPEEILYCRVQEEDVEAIVTEHLEQGRPVERLLYQDPVTKEKIATYNQINFYRQQSRHVLKNCGHINPENIDAYLAVEGYQGLQKALALPREEVINIIKQAGLRGRGGAGFPTGLKWEYTFKAPGDRKYVVCNADEGDPGAFMDRSVLEGDPHAVLEGMLIAAYAIGAQEGYIYVRAEYPLAVQRLRIALAQARERGFCGEHILGTDFSCDLHIREGAGAFVCGEETALLASIQGERGMPRPRPPFPARQGLWGQPTNINNVETYANVPLILRRGAGWYASLGTAKSKGTKIFALTGKVKNTGLVEVPMGITLREIIFNIGGGILEDRGFKAVQIGGPSGGCLPAEHLDLPVDYDSLTAAGAMMGSGGLVVMDDSTCMVEVARFFLNFTQAESCGKCTPCREGIQQMLAILTRITRGQGREGDLEQLEQLARVIKGTALCGLGQTAPNPVLSTLRYFRAEYEAHIRDHRCPAKSCRDLLAYHIDPEKCNGCTRCRRRCPAGAISGEAKKPHTINLELCARCGTCLDLCRPKAIYVE comes from the coding sequence ATGCGCCGTATACTAGTCTGCGCCGGGACCGGGTGTGTCGCCTCCCACTCCCGCCAGGTTACCGCCCGGCTGAAGGCCGCCCTGCACGCGCACCACCTGGAAGACAAGTTCCAGGTGGATAATACAGGCTGCCATGGTTTCTGCGAGCAGGGGCCGCTGGTGATTATCGAGCCGGAGGAAATCCTCTACTGCCGGGTGCAGGAGGAAGACGTGGAAGCCATCGTCACCGAACACCTGGAGCAAGGTCGCCCCGTTGAACGTCTTCTCTATCAGGACCCGGTAACAAAGGAAAAAATAGCCACTTATAACCAAATCAATTTCTACCGGCAGCAGTCGCGTCACGTCCTGAAAAACTGCGGTCATATCAATCCGGAAAATATCGACGCCTACCTGGCCGTCGAGGGCTACCAGGGGTTACAAAAGGCCCTCGCCCTGCCCCGGGAAGAAGTCATTAATATAATCAAGCAAGCGGGCTTGCGGGGGCGCGGCGGGGCCGGTTTCCCTACCGGACTGAAGTGGGAGTACACCTTTAAAGCCCCCGGCGACCGGAAGTATGTAGTCTGTAACGCCGATGAGGGCGACCCCGGCGCCTTTATGGACCGCAGCGTCCTGGAGGGCGACCCCCACGCCGTCCTCGAAGGCATGCTCATCGCCGCCTACGCCATCGGCGCTCAGGAGGGGTATATCTACGTCCGGGCCGAGTATCCCCTGGCCGTACAGCGGTTGCGGATCGCCCTGGCCCAGGCCCGGGAAAGGGGTTTTTGCGGCGAGCATATCCTGGGGACGGATTTTAGCTGCGACCTTCACATCCGGGAAGGGGCCGGGGCCTTCGTCTGCGGGGAAGAAACGGCCCTCCTGGCTTCCATCCAGGGGGAGAGGGGTATGCCCCGGCCGCGGCCGCCCTTCCCCGCCCGGCAGGGCCTCTGGGGCCAGCCCACCAACATAAACAACGTGGAAACCTATGCCAACGTGCCGTTGATCTTACGCCGGGGTGCCGGCTGGTATGCTTCCCTGGGTACGGCGAAAAGCAAAGGCACCAAAATCTTTGCCCTGACGGGGAAGGTCAAAAACACCGGCCTGGTGGAAGTCCCCATGGGCATTACCCTGCGGGAGATTATCTTTAACATCGGCGGCGGCATCCTGGAGGACCGGGGGTTCAAAGCGGTCCAGATCGGCGGTCCTTCCGGCGGGTGCTTGCCGGCCGAACACCTGGATCTCCCGGTGGACTACGATTCCCTCACTGCGGCCGGGGCCATGATGGGTTCCGGCGGCCTGGTGGTTATGGACGATAGCACCTGTATGGTTGAAGTAGCCCGTTTTTTCCTTAATTTTACCCAGGCGGAATCCTGCGGTAAATGTACCCCCTGCCGGGAGGGCATCCAGCAGATGCTGGCCATCCTCACCCGCATCACCCGGGGTCAGGGCCGAGAGGGCGACCTCGAGCAACTTGAGCAACTGGCCCGGGTGATCAAGGGTACGGCCCTTTGCGGCCTGGGGCAGACGGCGCCCAACCCGGTCCTGTCCACCCTGCGCTATTTCCGCGCCGAATATGAAGCCCATATCCGGGACCACAGGTGCCCGGCGAAAAGCTGCCGGGATCTCCTTGCCTACCACATCGACCCGGAGAAATGCAACGGTTGCACCCGTTGCCGGCGCCGCTGCCCGGCGGGAGCCATCAGCGGCGAGGCTAAAAAACCCCATACCATTAACCTGGAACTGTGCGCCCGTTGCGGTACCTGCCTGGATCTATGCCGCCCGAAAGCTATTTATGTTGAGTAG
- a CDS encoding 2Fe-2S iron-sulfur cluster-binding protein, with amino-acid sequence MPGVSLTINDQKIRVPAGTTILEAAKELNIAIPTLCHDKRLSPFGACRLCVVEVQGRKNLPAACVTPAEEGMNVLTESPAVVEARRTIIELLLANHPLDCLTCEKSGNCRLQDYAYRYGVKKTPFEGTRDPLPLDDSNPFIIRDPHKCILCGKCVRACQEIRGQAVLGFAFRGPATRIVPPLDTSLGESDCVFCQNCVAVCPTGALRDKYLAGKGRWWEFQPESVTCPFCANGCHFYLLRKGGKVVAVAAGGAAPGRPMCLRGRLALTLIFCEEPPQPQIKTEKGFAAVSWTEALGLEELAGKLWPK; translated from the coding sequence ATGCCAGGTGTTTCTTTAACCATCAATGATCAAAAAATCCGGGTGCCGGCCGGGACTACCATCCTGGAGGCGGCCAAGGAATTAAATATCGCTATACCCACACTGTGTCACGATAAACGCCTTTCCCCCTTCGGCGCCTGTCGTCTCTGCGTAGTCGAAGTCCAGGGGAGGAAAAACCTGCCTGCCGCCTGTGTCACCCCGGCGGAAGAGGGCATGAACGTCCTGACGGAATCGCCGGCGGTAGTCGAAGCCCGGCGGACCATCATCGAACTCCTGTTGGCCAACCATCCCCTGGATTGCCTGACCTGCGAAAAAAGCGGCAACTGCCGCTTGCAGGACTATGCCTATCGCTACGGGGTCAAGAAAACGCCCTTCGAGGGAACGAGGGACCCGCTTCCCCTGGACGACAGCAACCCCTTTATCATCCGGGATCCCCACAAGTGCATCCTCTGCGGCAAGTGCGTACGGGCCTGCCAGGAGATTCGCGGCCAGGCCGTCCTCGGCTTTGCCTTCCGGGGCCCGGCCACCAGGATTGTTCCACCCCTGGATACATCCCTGGGGGAATCCGATTGCGTCTTTTGCCAGAACTGTGTGGCCGTCTGTCCCACCGGCGCCCTGCGGGACAAATACCTGGCCGGCAAGGGCCGCTGGTGGGAATTCCAACCGGAATCCGTCACCTGTCCCTTCTGCGCCAATGGCTGCCACTTTTACCTCTTGAGGAAGGGGGGCAAAGTGGTGGCGGTGGCTGCCGGCGGCGCGGCACCAGGCCGGCCCATGTGCCTGCGCGGCCGCCTGGCCCTGACCCTCATTTTCTGCGAGGAACCGCCCCAGCCCCAGATTAAGACGGAAAAAGGCTTTGCGGCCGTCAGCTGGACTGAGGCCCTGGGTCTGGAAGAGCTGGCCGGAAAACTCTGGCCCAAATAA
- a CDS encoding sigma 54-interacting transcriptional regulator, with protein MGGIVNTATGRCRQCYSCVRNCPVKAIRINQGQAEVIAERCISCGMCLAFCSQGAKQVADSQAAVLAALKEHEEMVACLAPSFPAAFPGWTTGQVAGALKKLGFTRVWEVAVGALLVAREYQRVLKQRKTPAISTACYAVVNLVERHFPSLTPYLLPVVSPSIALGRLLKQHLGPVKVVFIGPCIAKKEEILAAEVAGAVDYVLTFAEIKELLAVEHLEHPGVAAALDSPPVAVSRLFPLPGGLSRSMGTALDIANQDLLLVEGKEAVLAALEGLARGEIRPRLIDALFCDGCIMGPGMGVEVNQVKRKELVAAYYRSYQETREPEIPAPDLARSFHNKQSPLPFPREEDIQRILRLTNKFTPADELNCGACGYHSCREKAIAVYQGLAEIDMCLPYLLEQKSDLLSRATSNLMHIVSFYKSPGDRPSSGVMDLLKARNIIIESPRMLRVLYLAERVARVDSTVLILGESGVGKEVVARLIHTLSERGKGPFVKINCGAIPENLLESELFGYERGAFTGANREGKMGQLELGNGGTVFLDEIAELPLKLQVKLLQVLQEQRLVRVGGIKEIQLNIRIISATNKNLLQMVKEGTFREDLYYRLNVIPLTIPPLRERPEDIEALIDHFMARLNQRYNQEKKISRRARMYLLAYPWPGNVRELHNVIEQLFVLVEGTEILPEHLPYYLRDDQARRSTHMLVKDIMPMKEAVEEVEKQLLLKALEKYRSTYQVAEKLGVNQSTVVRKIKKYGLEHQ; from the coding sequence ATGGGTGGGATCGTGAACACTGCCACCGGCAGGTGCCGCCAGTGTTATTCCTGTGTGCGCAATTGCCCGGTGAAGGCCATCAGAATAAACCAGGGCCAGGCGGAGGTCATCGCCGAACGCTGCATCAGTTGCGGCATGTGCCTGGCTTTTTGCTCCCAGGGGGCCAAACAGGTGGCCGACAGCCAGGCGGCCGTCCTGGCGGCCTTGAAGGAGCACGAAGAAATGGTAGCCTGCCTGGCGCCATCCTTTCCGGCGGCCTTTCCTGGTTGGACCACCGGCCAGGTGGCCGGTGCCCTGAAGAAACTGGGTTTTACCCGGGTATGGGAGGTGGCCGTGGGGGCCCTCCTGGTAGCCAGGGAGTATCAAAGGGTGTTAAAACAGAGGAAGACTCCCGCCATCAGCACGGCCTGCTATGCAGTGGTCAATCTGGTCGAGAGGCACTTCCCGTCCCTCACTCCTTACCTGTTACCGGTAGTCTCTCCTTCCATAGCCCTGGGAAGGCTCCTCAAGCAACACCTGGGTCCCGTTAAGGTGGTCTTTATCGGCCCCTGTATCGCCAAAAAAGAAGAGATCCTGGCTGCGGAGGTAGCCGGCGCTGTAGACTATGTACTGACATTTGCGGAAATTAAGGAGTTACTTGCAGTTGAGCATCTGGAGCATCCCGGGGTTGCGGCAGCCCTGGACAGCCCGCCGGTGGCAGTCAGCCGCCTTTTTCCCCTGCCCGGGGGACTCAGCCGGAGCATGGGTACGGCCCTGGATATTGCCAACCAGGATCTCTTGCTGGTGGAAGGGAAAGAAGCTGTGCTGGCGGCCCTGGAGGGCCTGGCGCGGGGGGAGATCCGGCCCCGCTTAATTGACGCCCTTTTTTGCGACGGCTGCATCATGGGGCCCGGGATGGGCGTCGAGGTCAACCAGGTAAAGAGAAAGGAACTGGTAGCCGCCTACTACCGCAGCTATCAAGAGACGCGCGAACCGGAAATACCCGCCCCCGACCTGGCGCGGAGCTTTCACAATAAACAATCGCCCCTGCCCTTCCCCCGGGAGGAAGATATTCAACGTATATTGCGGTTGACCAACAAATTCACGCCGGCCGATGAACTTAACTGTGGCGCCTGCGGCTATCACTCCTGCCGGGAGAAAGCCATAGCCGTTTACCAAGGCTTGGCGGAGATCGATATGTGCCTGCCCTATCTCCTGGAACAGAAGAGCGACCTGTTGTCGCGGGCGACCAGCAACCTGATGCATATCGTCAGTTTTTATAAAAGCCCCGGCGACAGGCCCAGCTCCGGGGTCATGGACTTGCTGAAAGCGAGAAACATTATCATTGAAAGTCCGCGGATGTTAAGGGTCCTCTACCTGGCGGAACGGGTAGCCAGGGTGGATTCCACAGTGTTGATCCTGGGGGAATCGGGTGTCGGTAAGGAGGTGGTCGCCCGCCTGATCCATACCTTAAGCGAGCGCGGTAAGGGGCCGTTTGTGAAAATTAACTGCGGCGCTATTCCGGAAAATCTGCTGGAATCCGAGCTTTTCGGCTACGAGCGGGGGGCCTTTACCGGGGCCAACCGGGAGGGGAAGATGGGCCAGCTGGAGCTGGGCAACGGGGGTACGGTATTCCTGGACGAGATCGCTGAACTCCCCTTAAAACTTCAGGTTAAGCTCCTGCAGGTCTTACAGGAGCAGCGCCTGGTACGGGTGGGGGGGATCAAGGAGATCCAGCTCAATATTCGCATTATCTCGGCGACCAATAAAAACCTTTTGCAGATGGTCAAGGAGGGGACCTTCCGGGAGGATCTGTATTACCGCCTGAATGTAATCCCCCTGACCATTCCCCCTTTGCGGGAACGGCCGGAAGATATCGAAGCCCTCATCGACCACTTTATGGCCCGGCTGAACCAGCGTTACAATCAAGAAAAAAAGATCAGCCGCCGGGCCAGGATGTATCTCCTGGCCTATCCCTGGCCCGGCAATGTAAGGGAGCTCCATAACGTCATCGAGCAGCTTTTCGTCCTGGTAGAAGGGACGGAGATCCTCCCCGAGCATTTACCCTATTACCTCCGCGACGACCAGGCGCGACGCAGCACGCATATGCTGGTAAAAGACATTATGCCCATGAAAGAGGCCGTTGAAGAGGTTGAAAAACAGTTGCTGTTGAAGGCCCTGGAGAAGTACAGGAGCACCTACCAGGTGGCCGAAAAGCTGGGGGTAAACCAGTCGACGGTAGTGCGCAAAATCAAAAAGTACGGGTTGGAGCATCAATAA
- a CDS encoding ATP-binding protein has protein sequence MKRKIVRIDDEKCTGCGLCVTPCAEGAIELVNGKARVLREELCDGAGVCLNVCPTGALTIEEREAPAFDPVAAEANLAAKRSQGEAPRCARCGAGEGEAVLLFARHRGESTWVCTHCLPVLIHG, from the coding sequence ATGAAGCGCAAGATTGTCCGCATTGACGACGAAAAGTGCACCGGCTGCGGCCTGTGCGTCACCCCCTGTGCTGAAGGGGCTATTGAGCTGGTAAACGGTAAGGCCCGGGTCCTGCGGGAGGAGCTGTGCGACGGCGCCGGGGTTTGCTTGAACGTCTGCCCCACCGGCGCCTTGACCATTGAGGAACGGGAAGCACCGGCCTTCGATCCCGTGGCTGCCGAGGCCAACCTGGCCGCCAAAAGGAGTCAGGGTGAAGCTCCCCGCTGCGCCCGTTGCGGCGCCGGTGAAGGGGAGGCCGTGCTCCTTTTTGCCCGCCACCGGGGTGAAAGCACCTGGGTCTGCACCCATTGCCTGCCGGTACTGATCCACGGCTAA
- the nth gene encoding endonuclease III — MQRDRVEAILQALRAAYPGARSRLHYRNPFELLVAAILSAQTTDDQVNRVTTVLFPRYPDPAALATADPEEVAACIKSLGLYRMKAAHLIEAGRTMVRDYSGRVPDNLEDLLRLPGVGRKVANVVLSNAFGRDVIAVDTHVFRVANRLGLARANDVRETERQLTAVLPPGSRGEAHHLLIHHGREVCRARHPRCEDCVLRGYCREAGIEPA, encoded by the coding sequence ATGCAAAGGGACAGGGTGGAAGCAATTTTGCAGGCTTTGCGGGCCGCTTATCCCGGGGCGCGTTCCCGCCTGCATTACCGCAACCCCTTCGAACTCCTGGTGGCGGCCATTCTTTCGGCCCAGACTACCGACGATCAGGTAAACCGGGTAACCACGGTCCTTTTCCCGCGCTATCCCGACCCGGCGGCCTTAGCGACGGCCGACCCCGAAGAGGTAGCGGCCTGTATTAAAAGCCTGGGCCTCTACCGGATGAAAGCCGCTCATTTGATAGAAGCCGGCCGTACCATGGTTAGAGATTATAGCGGCCGGGTTCCGGATAATCTGGAGGATCTTTTACGCCTGCCGGGGGTGGGGCGGAAGGTGGCCAATGTGGTCTTGAGCAATGCTTTCGGCCGGGACGTCATCGCCGTAGATACCCATGTCTTCCGGGTAGCCAACCGCCTGGGTCTGGCCCGGGCTAATGATGTGCGCGAAACGGAAAGGCAGCTCACAGCCGTCCTGCCCCCGGGCAGCCGGGGCGAAGCCCACCACCTGCTAATCCACCACGGCCGGGAGGTCTGTCGGGCGCGCCACCCCCGCTGCGAGGACTGTGTCCTGCGCGGTTACTGCCGGGAAGCGGGTATTGAACCCGCGTAA
- a CDS encoding YkoF family thiamine/hydroxymethylpyrimidine-binding protein, which translates to MLSAEVSLYPQKTTRASEIINESLQSLAQQGVNYQVGPISTEIHGSEEQVWSGIRSLFNKASSAGEVNMVVTFSNSAHKDQK; encoded by the coding sequence ATGCTCAGTGCCGAGGTAAGTCTTTATCCCCAGAAAACCACCCGGGCCAGTGAGATTATCAATGAATCCCTGCAATCCCTGGCCCAGCAGGGAGTTAACTACCAGGTCGGACCCATCAGCACCGAGATTCACGGTTCCGAGGAACAGGTCTGGTCCGGTATCCGCTCCCTATTCAACAAGGCCAGTTCCGCCGGGGAAGTCAACATGGTAGTGACCTTTTCCAATTCAGCTCATAAAGACCAAAAATAG